In one Arachis duranensis cultivar V14167 chromosome 9, aradu.V14167.gnm2.J7QH, whole genome shotgun sequence genomic region, the following are encoded:
- the LOC107464632 gene encoding LOW QUALITY PROTEIN: uncharacterized protein LOC107464632 (The sequence of the model RefSeq protein was modified relative to this genomic sequence to represent the inferred CDS: inserted 1 base in 1 codon), which yields MGAENEEAPERELNTLPPSNGWKNRILIPTLLAGVAGAGTGLLXIVTGCYCGAREFVTETRKTGPDDLWNSVVAGFGTGALLGRLQGGQLGAVRYSVIFAVVGTTIDYATLKAKDFLRDQTKIIHQDHENSQKNGNWFRLPEWSPIRILDEEALAKKRAQEEEFLAQRARIRSLREEKS from the exons ATGGGCGCTGAAAATGAAGAAGCCCCTGAGAGAGAGCTCAACACTTTGCCTCCTTCTAATGGATGGAAAAACCGCATCTTAATCCCAACCCTTCTTGCAG GGGTTGCTGGTGCTGGAACTGGATTAT CCATCGTCACTGGTTGCTATTGCG GGGCACGAGAATTTGTGACAGAAACTAGAAAAACAGGACCTGATGATTTATGGAATTCTGTAGTTGCTGGATTTGGAACAGGTGCTCTTCTAGGGCGTCTGCAAG GCGGTCAACTTGGGGCGGTTCGATACTCTGTCATCTTCGCTGTTGTAGGGACAACAATAGATTATGCTACTCTCAAAGCGAAAGACTTTTTGAGAgatcaaactaaaataatacATCAGGATCATGAGAATTCACAGAAAAATGGAAACTGGTTTAGATTGCCAGAATGGTCCCCGATACGGATACTTGATGAGGAAGCACTTGCTAAAAAACGAGCTCAGGAAGAGGAGTTTCTTGCACAGAGGGCAAGGATTCGTAGTCTAAGGGAAGAAAAATCTTGA
- the LOC107464669 gene encoding uncharacterized protein LOC107464669, which yields MVGLTESWCFCKGLSKSERMKAAIFSGKAHAMATISPSGTGFLIHRNLLLTTHANIPSAVAAETSEIRLHNGVAATLVPQRFFITSSVLDLTIVGLDDADGELIAQGQCPHYLKTSCKTTLDLGSVVYLLGFTEKQELTVGEGKVVIATDNLIKLSTDGIPWNQGSAGFDVHGNLAFMVCDPMKLATSPNTKSSSTSSSSSSSLKKDLPMQFGIPILVILDWLNQHWEGSLDDLNKPKLPLIRLMSAGPKSEHSCASFSMRQVFKSTADNDGTTPSSSNTISKTRDQGQSSNAAANTIEEESLITNLNAEHVQGIPTPEIYESPRVNAAPLGKKETPQKQLLDINFPPRNSQPTVLPKSSRLPLPKSAENFLKGPLPENRLDKQNQDRRPATPSEEVASTGSVNVAQSQVQSSSSPIEVSEMHNGYSSEGETTMYSAETAESRNYTSPREVKFQQVGRSQSCVNYNRWGASQRNQASRRTTPENQRSFGHGKKMYSQGATSQRSNDFFSPTVSSIMKRNPDHIIRPRQTPVHSSSPRWMF from the exons ATGGTTGGTCTCACTGAATCCTGGTGCTTCTGCAAAGGCCTCAGCAAGTCCGAGCGGATGAAGGCCGCCATTTTCTCCGGTAAGGCCCACGCCATGGCCACCATCTCCCCCTCCGGCACCGGATTCTTGATCCACCGGAACCTACTTCTGACGACGCACGCCAACATTCCGTCTGCTGTCGCCGCCGAGACCTCTGAGATCCGGCTGCATAACGGCGTCGCTGCCACTCTTGTTCCTCAAAG GTTTTTCATTACGAGTTCAGTATTAGATCTTACAATTGTGGGTTTGGACGATGCCGATGGAGAATTGATTGCCCAGGGTCAGTGTCCTCACTACTTGAAGACCTCTTGTAAAACCACCCTGGATCTTGGAAGTGTAGTTTACCTTTTAGGCTTCACTGAGAAACAGGAGCTCACTGTTGGAGAAGGGAAAGTGGTCATAGCCACTGATAATCTCATAAAACTGTCAACTGATGGGATTCCATGGAACCAAGGTTCTGCTGGTTTCGATGTACACGGCAATCTAGCATTTATGGTTTGTGATCCTATGAAACTAGCCACGTCACCAAATACCAAGTCCTCTTCGACTTCTTCGTCATCCTCATCATCTTTGAAGAAGGATCTCCCCATGCAATTTGGTATACCTATTCTTGTTATCCTTGATTGGTTAAACCAGCATTGGGAAGGTAGCCTTGATGACCTTAACAAACCAAAATTACCTCTTATTCGGTTGATGTCTGCTGGTCCAAAGAGTGAGCATTCGTGTGCTTCATTCTCAATGAGGCAAGTTTTCAAGTCAACTGCTGATAATGATGGCACCACTCCATCTTCATCGAACACTATCTCGAAGACAAGGGATCAAGGACAGAGTTCTAATGCTGCTGCTAATACCATTGAAGAAGAAAGCTTAATCACAAACCTGAATGCTGAACATGTACAGGGGATTCCCActccagaaatatatgaatCTCCAAGAGTAAATGCTGCGCCACTCGGAAAGAAAGAAACTCCACAAAAGCAGCTTTTGGACATTAATTTTCCTCCAAGAAACTCTCAACCGACAGTTTTGCCGAAATCATCAAGGTTACCTCTTCCAAAGTCTGctgaaaactttttgaagggTCCTTTACCAGAAAACCGGTTAGACAAACAGAACCAAGACCGAAGACCAGCGACTCCTAGTGAAGAAGTTGCCTCAACAGGTTCTGTTAATGTTGCTCAAAGTCAGGTTCAGTCTAGTTCATCTCCCATAGAAGTATCGGAAATGCACAATGGATATAGCAGCGAAGGAGAGACTACTATGTATTCAGCCGAAACGGCAGAGAGTCGCAATTATACATCTCCAAGGGAGGTGAAGTTTCAACAAGTAGGGAGGAGCCAAAGTTGTGTTAATTACAATAGATGGGGTGCTTCTCAAAGGAACCAAGCTTCTCGCCGGACGACACCCGAAAACCAGAGGAGCTTTGGTCATGGGAAGAAGATGTATTCACAAGGAGCTACCTCTCAGAGGAGTAATGACTTTTTCAGCCCCACTGTCTCGTCGATCATGAAGCGCAACCCTGACCACATTATTAGACCCCGGCAAACTCCTGTGCATTCTTCTTCGCCGAGATGGATGTTCTGA